The Gemmatimonadaceae bacterium genome contains a region encoding:
- a CDS encoding methyltransferase domain-containing protein yields MPETTGRHRIGEHRRLDRYMVDLRETPPDVFEDLSATDWSRLAWRDVGRPYRVERWAKGRKDWEEEHGAPMPVKEGWERFNRSFHHFFITDLPQEQARVRSAILAQLAHADVHGARETMHELLCLAIWNRVHRVEDAVWDPRGKRALFDGLDVKRPRILFLGAAEGYEAMQLNAMYPGGEVVLVDYDEFCKTDRFGLFPEAYPFLGVDPATGHRRVWYREEMPIHYEVADIRDLSYGKEFDIVVSIGLVEHFPDEHKPVAFEFHRRFLKPGGYVIITTPRNQVRGRAFYTILSDYMNYGYRELMDTRQLALYAWENGFDILRAGYIKAHNALICRERATARS; encoded by the coding sequence ATGCCTGAAACGACTGGACGTCATCGCATCGGCGAGCATCGCCGCCTCGACCGCTACATGGTGGACCTGCGTGAGACTCCACCCGATGTCTTCGAGGATCTCAGCGCCACCGACTGGTCTCGTCTTGCGTGGCGGGATGTCGGGCGCCCTTATCGCGTTGAGCGGTGGGCGAAAGGTCGAAAGGATTGGGAAGAAGAGCACGGCGCGCCGATGCCCGTGAAGGAAGGGTGGGAGCGCTTCAATCGCAGCTTCCATCATTTCTTCATCACCGACCTTCCCCAGGAACAGGCACGGGTGCGCTCGGCAATCCTTGCGCAGCTCGCGCACGCGGACGTTCATGGTGCGCGTGAAACGATGCATGAGCTCCTGTGTCTCGCCATCTGGAATCGTGTTCACAGAGTAGAGGATGCCGTCTGGGATCCGCGGGGGAAGCGTGCCCTATTCGACGGCCTCGACGTGAAGCGTCCGCGCATCCTTTTCCTCGGCGCCGCCGAGGGGTACGAGGCGATGCAGCTCAACGCGATGTATCCGGGCGGAGAAGTCGTTCTGGTCGATTACGACGAGTTCTGCAAGACCGACAGGTTCGGACTCTTCCCGGAGGCATATCCGTTCCTTGGCGTCGATCCCGCAACTGGACACAGGCGCGTCTGGTATCGGGAGGAAATGCCGATTCACTACGAGGTCGCCGACATTCGCGACCTTAGCTACGGAAAGGAATTCGACATCGTCGTCAGCATCGGACTCGTCGAGCATTTTCCCGACGAGCACAAACCGGTGGCGTTCGAGTTTCATCGCCGGTTTCTGAAACCGGGCGGCTACGTGATCATTACGACGCCGCGCAACCAGGTTCGCGGCCGCGCCTTCTACACGATTCTCTCGGACTACATGAACTACGGGTATCGCGAGCTGATGGATACTCGACAGCTCGCGCTGTACGCGTGGGAGAATGGCTTCGACATCCTGCGGGCGGGCTACATCAAGGCGCACAACGCGCTCATTTGCAGAGAGCGCGCGACGGCGCGGAGCTAG
- a CDS encoding YdcF family protein, protein MTTPIVNDPARSSRDEIYGSPRGAATHTTSATKRPRPRWMMAIDGGILGVAFWLLLLTLGVPWVFHIGAFDGLFPATLLGIVMGLAGLRGVLAAVVVAQAVLLVIVGYTPLIVEPARSLIRSDPLPSHADAIVVLAAGTSDDGLILPQATDRLLKGLELLNRGVAPVLVLPREADSVGTRLVTQRDDHHRIVSLVRGAQSRVVFSGLTHSTRDEAVRTAMLFRTRAWKRVVVVTSPLHTRRTCATFEKLGIVVSCHAAESREIALNTLRKPEDRVRAFQGWLYETAGTIRYKQLGWM, encoded by the coding sequence GTGACAACTCCAATCGTGAACGACCCTGCGCGAAGCTCCCGCGATGAAATCTATGGGTCACCGAGGGGTGCTGCTACGCACACCACGAGCGCCACGAAGCGACCGCGGCCCCGGTGGATGATGGCGATCGACGGCGGAATTCTCGGCGTCGCGTTCTGGCTTCTCCTCTTAACGCTCGGCGTTCCGTGGGTGTTTCATATCGGCGCGTTCGACGGACTGTTTCCGGCTACGCTTCTCGGGATCGTCATGGGCCTCGCCGGATTGCGAGGCGTGCTGGCGGCCGTTGTCGTCGCGCAAGCGGTGCTGCTCGTCATCGTCGGATACACTCCGCTGATAGTCGAGCCGGCGCGCTCGCTCATTCGCAGCGATCCGCTGCCTTCCCATGCCGATGCGATTGTCGTGCTCGCCGCCGGGACCAGCGACGACGGGCTCATACTGCCGCAGGCAACGGACCGCCTGCTGAAAGGCCTCGAGCTGCTGAACCGGGGCGTTGCACCGGTGCTCGTTCTTCCGCGTGAGGCGGACAGCGTCGGGACGCGCCTCGTGACTCAGCGCGACGATCACCACCGGATCGTTTCGCTCGTGCGCGGCGCGCAATCGAGGGTCGTCTTCTCCGGCCTCACGCACAGCACCCGCGACGAAGCGGTGAGGACCGCCATGCTGTTTCGCACAAGGGCGTGGAAGCGTGTTGTAGTCGTCACGTCACCGCTTCACACTCGGCGTACATGCGCGACCTTCGAGAAGCTCGGAATCGTCGTGAGCTGCCATGCGGCGGAATCGCGCGAGATCGCTCTCAACACGTTGAGGAAGCCTGAGGATCGAGTCAGAGCGTTCCAGGGATGGCTCTACGAGACTGCCGGGACCATTCGGTACAAACAGCTCGGATGGATGTAG
- a CDS encoding DUF4126 domain-containing protein, translating to MTSVTTVVQSLGVAYAAGINLPATVAVLGVSERVGWIEPLPGVLGVVGNLWVISIAVILYALEFLVTLVPGLASAWETAQSVIRPPAAAFLAVATAYNLNPVFLVAAGLLGGGLALTTHGTKLGLRYAVDSSPEPVSNGIANMAELGTIASIGIFIWTHPYITLTIAILVLILLILVVRRIIITLRKLLSGEWRKGVYGVVRTP from the coding sequence ATGACTTCTGTCACCACTGTAGTTCAATCGCTCGGCGTCGCTTATGCGGCCGGCATCAATCTTCCGGCCACTGTCGCGGTTCTCGGCGTTTCGGAGCGCGTCGGATGGATCGAGCCTCTTCCCGGCGTGCTGGGCGTTGTCGGGAACCTCTGGGTCATCTCGATAGCAGTGATTCTCTACGCTCTCGAGTTCCTGGTCACACTCGTGCCTGGATTGGCAAGCGCGTGGGAAACGGCGCAGAGCGTCATCAGGCCACCGGCGGCTGCCTTTCTCGCGGTAGCGACAGCCTACAATCTCAATCCCGTGTTTCTCGTCGCTGCGGGCCTGCTCGGAGGCGGTCTCGCCCTCACGACGCATGGAACGAAGCTCGGCTTGCGCTACGCGGTGGACAGCTCTCCCGAGCCCGTCTCCAACGGAATTGCGAACATGGCCGAGCTTGGCACGATCGCGAGCATCGGAATCTTCATCTGGACGCATCCCTACATCACGCTCACCATTGCCATCCTAGTTCTAATTCTTCTGATCCTTGTCGTTCGACGGATCATCATCACGCTCCGCAAGCTGCTGAGCGGAGAATGGAGGAAGGGCGTTTACGGCGTAGTGCGCACGCCATGA
- a CDS encoding MFS transporter: MEPVQKIWKVIAASSAGTMIEWYDFYIFGSLATILATQFYPEGSTTVNFLKTLATFAVGFAVRPLGALVFGRIGDMIGRKFAFLLTLLIMGGSTAAIGMLPTYASIGLAAPIILVLLRLLQGLALGGEYGGAAVYVAEHAPDGKRGFYTSFIQTTATLGLFVSLVVILVVRRAVGEEAFADWGWRIPFLLSIVLVGMSYYIRVRLKESPLFTKLKDANMTSERPIQESFGTWPKWKVFLLVLFGATAGQAVVWYTGQFYALFFLQTVLKVPLGTAYVIVAIALLLGAPLFVFFGSLSDRIGRKKIMMAGNLIAALSYYPIYMAMKAFSEPLNAPMLTALVFIQVIFVTMVYGPIAAFLVEAFPAKIRYTSLSLPYHFGNGWFGGFLPLISTALVARTGNIYAGLIYPIVVALLTFVVGSLYLKESHKHRIWDEIDELRPDAA; the protein is encoded by the coding sequence GTGGAGCCGGTGCAGAAGATCTGGAAGGTGATTGCCGCCTCTTCGGCCGGCACGATGATCGAGTGGTACGACTTTTACATCTTCGGAAGTCTGGCGACGATTCTCGCCACGCAGTTTTATCCCGAGGGAAGTACCACCGTGAACTTCCTGAAGACTCTCGCGACTTTTGCGGTTGGCTTCGCGGTGCGCCCGCTCGGGGCGCTGGTCTTCGGAAGAATCGGTGACATGATCGGGCGGAAATTCGCCTTCTTGCTGACCCTGCTGATAATGGGCGGCTCCACCGCCGCAATCGGTATGCTGCCGACCTACGCGAGCATTGGCCTCGCGGCTCCAATCATTCTCGTTCTTCTGCGGTTGCTGCAGGGACTCGCGCTCGGTGGAGAATACGGCGGAGCGGCCGTCTACGTCGCCGAGCATGCGCCGGACGGCAAGCGCGGATTTTATACGAGCTTCATTCAGACGACCGCAACTCTCGGACTTTTTGTCTCTCTGGTGGTGATCCTCGTAGTGCGGCGCGCCGTCGGAGAGGAAGCGTTCGCCGATTGGGGATGGAGAATTCCATTTCTGCTGTCGATCGTGCTCGTCGGCATGTCCTACTACATCCGGGTGCGCCTTAAGGAGTCGCCGCTCTTCACGAAGCTGAAGGATGCCAACATGACTTCAGAACGTCCGATTCAGGAGAGCTTCGGGACCTGGCCGAAGTGGAAGGTATTCCTGCTCGTTCTGTTCGGTGCAACCGCCGGGCAGGCGGTCGTGTGGTACACGGGTCAGTTCTACGCGCTGTTTTTCCTTCAGACCGTTCTCAAGGTGCCGCTGGGCACGGCCTATGTAATTGTTGCGATCGCGCTTCTGCTTGGCGCTCCGCTGTTTGTTTTCTTCGGATCGCTCTCGGATCGCATCGGGCGCAAGAAGATCATGATGGCGGGAAATCTTATTGCCGCTCTCTCGTATTACCCGATCTACATGGCGATGAAGGCATTCTCCGAGCCGTTGAACGCTCCGATGCTGACTGCACTCGTCTTCATTCAGGTGATCTTCGTAACGATGGTCTATGGTCCAATCGCGGCGTTTCTGGTTGAAGCATTCCCGGCGAAGATCAGGTACACGTCGCTGTCACTGCCGTATCATTTCGGCAACGGCTGGTTCGGCGGGTTTCTTCCGCTCATTTCGACTGCGCTTGTCGCGCGCACGGGGAATATCTACGCTGGTCTCATCTATCCCATCGTGGTCGCGCTGCTGACTTTTGTTGTCGGGTCGCTCTACCTGAAGGAGAGCCACAAGCATCGCATCTGGGACGAGATCGACGAGCTGCGGCCCGACGCTGCGTGA
- a CDS encoding serine hydrolase — protein MPLPRSGRLCFAALMAISVAPRVGSSQSPPTSVAQLREAILQRIAGNAGAIAGVAYSDLETGDQLLLAADTVFHAASTMKIPVMIEVLRRSQQGAFSLDQGILLTNRFRSLADGSPFSLKPEDDGDSTLYLRVGERVPIRELLRLMITRSSNLATNELIEVVGAANVTAAARSLGATRTKVLRGVEDQKAFDAGMINTTTAADMAILLAAIENGRMLSAASSALMRDILLAQEFNTKIPAGVPPGTRVAHKTGEITAVSHDAAIVYPAGRRPYVLVVLTRGIREGKASSALIADVSRLVYTHATRGR, from the coding sequence ATGCCTCTCCCTCGGTCGGGGCGTCTGTGCTTTGCCGCATTGATGGCGATCAGCGTCGCGCCCCGCGTCGGTTCGAGTCAGTCGCCCCCGACCTCGGTCGCCCAGCTGCGTGAAGCGATACTGCAGCGTATCGCGGGTAACGCGGGAGCGATCGCCGGTGTTGCATACTCCGATCTGGAGACGGGTGACCAGCTCTTGCTGGCTGCGGACACGGTATTTCACGCGGCGAGCACCATGAAGATCCCTGTGATGATCGAGGTGTTGCGGCGCAGCCAGCAGGGAGCGTTCAGTCTCGATCAGGGCATTCTGTTGACCAATCGATTCCGGTCACTGGCCGATGGATCACCCTTCTCGCTGAAGCCCGAGGACGATGGCGACAGCACTCTGTACCTGCGCGTCGGAGAGCGCGTCCCTATACGCGAGCTGCTGAGGTTGATGATCACGCGGTCGAGCAATCTTGCAACGAACGAGCTGATCGAGGTTGTCGGAGCCGCCAACGTGACGGCGGCCGCCCGCTCGCTTGGGGCAACGCGTACCAAGGTATTGCGCGGTGTCGAGGACCAGAAAGCGTTCGACGCCGGCATGATCAATACGACAACTGCAGCCGACATGGCGATTCTGCTCGCCGCGATCGAGAACGGTCGCATGCTTTCTGCCGCGAGCTCGGCACTCATGCGCGACATTCTGCTCGCGCAGGAATTCAACACGAAGATTCCGGCAGGCGTTCCGCCCGGCACGCGCGTCGCGCACAAGACAGGCGAGATAACGGCGGTGTCGCACGACGCAGCGATTGTCTATCCCGCCGGCCGCAGGCCCTACGTGCTCGTGGTGCTCACGCGCGGAATAAGGGAAGGCAAGGCCTCCTCGGCGCTCATCGCCGACGTTTCGCGTCTGGTTTACACACATGCGACCCGCGGAAGATGA
- a CDS encoding NAD(P)-dependent oxidoreductase, translated as MTRVAFIGLGAIGMPMAQHLAKPPFDLVVWNRSADKAAEFAELHGARAAATPADAARTAEVVITCLPSSREVREVLERPDGLLAAVVRGSILVDCTSGDPAESRGFAKTLAGQGVAFIDAPVSGGVVGAKAGTLTVMCGGGSEMLERARPVLETFGKKIVLCGPVGSGHAVKAVSNALLAVHVLSTAEALAALTRLGVSASVALDVINASAGRSNASQNLFPERVLTRAFPRTFRLALLDKDIGIATKLASEAGTPIPLIDLAAQLIHEAHVELGEEADHVEAAKVVEKRAGVTIQ; from the coding sequence ATGACGCGAGTCGCGTTCATAGGTCTCGGGGCGATTGGGATGCCGATGGCGCAGCATCTCGCAAAGCCGCCGTTCGACCTCGTCGTATGGAATCGATCTGCGGACAAGGCGGCTGAGTTCGCGGAATTGCATGGAGCTCGAGCGGCGGCAACGCCTGCGGATGCCGCAAGAACAGCGGAAGTCGTGATTACCTGTCTGCCATCTTCACGCGAGGTCCGCGAGGTCCTCGAGCGCCCGGACGGTCTCCTCGCCGCGGTGGTGAGGGGCTCGATACTCGTCGACTGCACCTCGGGCGACCCCGCTGAGTCACGAGGCTTTGCAAAGACCCTGGCGGGGCAGGGCGTAGCGTTCATCGACGCACCGGTGAGTGGTGGCGTCGTCGGCGCGAAGGCCGGCACCCTCACAGTGATGTGCGGTGGTGGTTCGGAAATGCTGGAGAGAGCGCGGCCGGTGCTCGAAACGTTCGGAAAGAAGATTGTGCTCTGCGGGCCCGTCGGATCTGGCCACGCGGTCAAGGCGGTAAGCAATGCGCTTCTCGCGGTGCACGTCTTGTCGACGGCCGAAGCGCTCGCGGCCCTGACGCGACTCGGAGTGAGCGCTTCAGTTGCATTGGACGTCATCAACGCTTCTGCCGGCCGCTCGAATGCGTCTCAGAACCTTTTCCCGGAGCGCGTTCTCACGCGCGCATTTCCGCGCACGTTCCGGCTCGCATTGCTCGACAAGGACATTGGCATCGCGACGAAGCTCGCATCAGAGGCGGGCACACCGATTCCACTGATCGATCTGGCCGCGCAGCTGATTCACGAAGCTCATGTCGAGCTGGGCGAGGAGGCAGATCATGTCGAAGCGGCGAAGGTCGTCGAGAAACGGGCTGGGGTGACGATCCAATAG
- the pyrR gene encoding bifunctional pyr operon transcriptional regulator/uracil phosphoribosyltransferase PyrR, translating into MPARTTEQKTVLSAHAVERTLKRMANEIVELNDGTADLIIVGIQRRGVQLAGRLVNLIEESEGVEVPQGSLDITLYRDDLQTIGPRPVVGPTSLQWGIEGMNVVIVDDVLYTGRTVRAALDELADFGRPARIALAVLVDRGGRELPIHADIVGKRVLIEPGDRVDVMVDDLDGRTAVVIVPAAGEDEP; encoded by the coding sequence ATGCCAGCCCGGACAACCGAACAGAAAACCGTCCTCTCTGCACACGCGGTCGAGCGGACGTTGAAGCGAATGGCCAATGAGATCGTCGAGCTGAATGACGGTACGGCCGATCTCATAATCGTCGGGATTCAGAGGCGCGGTGTGCAGCTCGCCGGCCGGCTCGTCAATCTCATCGAGGAGAGCGAGGGCGTCGAAGTTCCTCAGGGCTCACTCGACATAACGCTCTACCGCGACGACCTCCAGACGATCGGTCCACGCCCGGTTGTCGGCCCCACCAGTCTTCAATGGGGCATCGAAGGGATGAACGTCGTCATCGTCGACGACGTTCTCTATACCGGCCGCACCGTGCGCGCGGCTCTTGACGAGCTCGCGGATTTCGGGCGACCCGCTCGCATTGCACTCGCAGTCCTCGTCGATCGGGGCGGCCGGGAGCTACCGATTCATGCCGACATCGTAGGCAAGCGCGTGCTCATCGAGCCGGGCGACCGCGTGGACGTGATGGTCGATGACCTCGACGGTCGCACGGCCGTCGTCATCGTCCCGGCCGCAGGCGAAGACGAGCCGTGA
- a CDS encoding aspartate carbamoyltransferase catalytic subunit, with translation MTSALGKDLLGLEPLSSEQILLILDTAEPFKEISERAIKKVPALRGQTIVNLFFESSTRTRISFEFAEKRLSADTVNVAASGSSVLKGETLVDTARNLEAMRIDMVVMRHGASGAAQFLAERIESNVINAGDGTHEHPTQGLLDLLTLRDHFGDLKGRRVCICGDVLHSRVARSNIWGLQKLGVEVAVCGPRSLLPNAIEEFGVRVIPRIEEAIEWADALNVLRLQLERMTAGYIPSSREYNRVFGVTRERLERAPRDILIMHPGPMNRGVEIDSDVADGPHSVILNQVTNGIAVRMAVLYLLSGGRPELAEAAKGGTGRRGGAEMTEAA, from the coding sequence GTGACAAGCGCGCTCGGCAAGGATCTCCTCGGCCTCGAGCCGCTGTCGAGCGAACAGATACTCCTCATTCTCGATACCGCCGAGCCGTTCAAGGAAATCAGCGAGCGCGCGATAAAGAAAGTGCCGGCGCTCCGCGGCCAGACGATCGTCAATCTCTTCTTCGAGAGCTCGACGCGAACACGCATCTCCTTCGAGTTCGCCGAAAAGAGGCTGTCCGCGGACACGGTGAACGTCGCCGCGTCCGGCTCGAGCGTCCTCAAAGGCGAAACGCTGGTGGACACGGCGCGAAATCTGGAAGCGATGCGGATAGACATGGTGGTTATGCGCCACGGAGCTTCCGGCGCCGCCCAGTTTCTGGCCGAGCGCATCGAGTCGAACGTGATAAACGCCGGGGACGGCACGCACGAGCATCCGACACAGGGCCTGCTCGATCTCCTCACGCTCCGCGATCATTTCGGGGACCTGAAGGGTCGCCGCGTCTGCATTTGCGGGGACGTCCTCCATTCGCGTGTCGCGCGCTCCAACATATGGGGTCTTCAGAAGCTCGGCGTGGAGGTCGCGGTGTGCGGCCCTCGTTCGCTGCTGCCGAACGCAATCGAGGAGTTCGGCGTGCGCGTCATCCCCAGGATCGAGGAAGCGATCGAGTGGGCTGATGCACTGAACGTACTCCGCCTGCAGCTCGAGCGTATGACAGCCGGTTACATCCCCTCGAGCCGCGAATACAACCGCGTATTCGGGGTAACCCGTGAGCGGCTCGAGCGCGCGCCGCGCGACATTCTCATAATGCATCCTGGCCCGATGAACCGCGGCGTCGAGATCGACTCCGACGTTGCCGACGGACCGCACAGCGTGATTCTGAATCAGGTGACCAACGGCATCGCGGTTCGAATGGCTGTGTTGTACCTGCTCTCGGGTGGGCGACCGGAGCTCGCCGAAGCGGCGAAGGGCGGCACGGGGCGCCGGGGCGGCGCGGAAATGACAGAAGCGGCATGA
- a CDS encoding dihydroorotase — MPELTRESKPLLLTGGRILDPSQNLDESGDLLVQNGKVEAVSGRVGHADDVEVIDCSGCIVSPGFIDVHCHLREPGREDVETIATGARAAAAGGFTAVCAMPNTDPVTDNQAAVGFVIRQANRAAAARVYAIGAISVGQRGETLAEFGEMVGAGAVAVSDDGRPMVSAQLMRTALEYARTFGIPVIDHCEEPTLAHGGAMNEGIVSARLGLKGIPAEAEEIMVIRDILLARRTGGHVHLAHMSTRGSVELIRWGKERGINVTAEVCPHHISLTEERVGAYDTNAKMNPPLRTTSDVEALREAVRDGTIDLIATDHAPHHYDEKEREFADAPNGIIGLETALGVVVTHLVDSGTLDFAMLVERMSCSPARVFNLEGGTLRRGAEADITVFDPAMKWTVDPSEMLSKGRNTPYAGMTLSGRAVCTIVGGRIVYQMESPAAARLQPARS, encoded by the coding sequence ATGCCTGAATTGACGCGCGAGTCGAAGCCGCTTCTTCTCACAGGCGGCCGCATTCTCGACCCTTCTCAGAATCTCGACGAATCTGGCGATCTCCTGGTTCAAAACGGAAAGGTGGAGGCGGTCAGCGGTCGCGTCGGACACGCCGACGACGTAGAGGTGATCGACTGCTCGGGATGCATCGTGTCGCCGGGCTTCATAGACGTCCATTGCCATCTTCGCGAGCCGGGCAGGGAGGACGTCGAGACAATTGCGACAGGTGCCCGGGCCGCAGCCGCCGGCGGCTTCACCGCAGTCTGCGCGATGCCGAACACCGATCCGGTCACTGACAATCAGGCAGCGGTGGGATTCGTCATCCGACAAGCGAATCGAGCCGCTGCTGCAAGAGTGTATGCGATCGGCGCGATCTCGGTTGGCCAGCGTGGAGAGACGCTGGCCGAGTTCGGAGAGATGGTCGGTGCTGGCGCGGTGGCGGTGAGTGACGATGGGCGCCCTATGGTGAGCGCACAGCTGATGCGGACAGCGCTCGAATACGCGCGAACTTTCGGCATTCCGGTAATCGACCACTGCGAGGAGCCGACTCTCGCGCACGGCGGCGCGATGAACGAAGGGATCGTCAGCGCCCGCCTCGGCTTGAAGGGCATTCCGGCGGAAGCGGAGGAGATCATGGTGATACGTGACATTCTTCTCGCTCGCCGCACGGGCGGTCACGTTCATCTGGCTCACATGAGCACGCGCGGGTCGGTGGAGCTCATTCGCTGGGGAAAAGAGCGCGGCATCAATGTCACGGCGGAGGTGTGCCCACATCACATCTCACTCACCGAGGAGCGTGTTGGCGCGTACGATACAAACGCAAAGATGAACCCTCCGCTGCGCACGACGTCGGACGTCGAGGCGCTGCGTGAGGCGGTGCGCGACGGCACAATCGATCTCATCGCGACGGATCACGCCCCGCATCATTACGACGAAAAGGAGCGGGAGTTCGCCGATGCACCAAACGGAATAATCGGGCTGGAGACGGCGCTCGGAGTCGTAGTCACTCACCTCGTCGATTCAGGAACCCTCGACTTCGCCATGCTGGTCGAGCGAATGTCCTGCTCACCGGCGCGGGTATTCAATCTCGAGGGAGGGACCTTGCGCCGCGGCGCGGAGGCGGACATAACGGTGTTTGATCCGGCCATGAAATGGACCGTCGATCCTTCAGAGATGCTGAGCAAGGGACGCAATACTCCGTATGCCGGCATGACGCTTTCCGGCCGCGCCGTATGTACAATTGTTGGA